A genomic region of Pelodiscus sinensis isolate JC-2024 chromosome 1, ASM4963464v1, whole genome shotgun sequence contains the following coding sequences:
- the CLNS1A gene encoding methylosome subunit pICln, with the protein MSFLKRFPPPAEGVRQRQPDTEAVLGGRGLGTGTLYIAESRLSWLDKSGLGFSLDYPAISLHAISRDLNAYPWEHLYVMVNAKFEEEEPKEAPMAEEEEGEDSDDDIEPIAEFRFVPSDKSALEAMFSAMCECQALHPDPEDEDSDNDYEGEEYDVEAHEQGQGDIPSFYTYEEGLSHLTAEGQATLERLEGMLAQSVSSQYHMAGVRTEESAREFEDGMEVDTAPVVAGQFEDAEVDH; encoded by the exons ATGAGTTTCCTGAAGCGGTTCCCGCCGCCGGCCGAGGGCGTCCGGCAGAGGCAGCCCGACACCGAGGCGGTGCTGGGCGGCCGCGGGCTGGGCACCGGGACCTTGTACATCGCCGAGAG TCGCCTGTCATGGTTAGATAAGTCTGGATTGGGTTTCTCCTTGGACTATCCTGCTATAAGTTTACATGCTATCTCCAGGGACCTAAATGCCTATCCATGGGAACACTTGTATGTCATGGTGAATGCCAAATTTGAAG AGGAAGAGCCGAAAGAAGCTCCCATGGCtgaagaggaagaaggggaagacAGCGATGATGATATAGAACCAATTGCAGAATTCAGATTTGTACCCAGCGACAAATCAGCCT TGGAAGCTATGTTTTCAGCAATGTGTGAATGCCAAGCCCTACATCCAGATCCTGAAGATGAAGATTCAGACAATGATTATGAAGGGGAGGAGTATGACGTGGAGGCCCATG AACAAGGACAAGGTGATATCCCTTCCTTCTACACATATGAAGAAGGGTTGTCACACTTAACTGCAGAAGGTCAAGCCACTTTGGAGAGATTAGAGGGCATGTTAGCTCAGTCTGTGAGCAGCCAGTACCACATGGCTGGAGTGCGAACAGAAGAATCAGCAAGAGAATTTGAAG